ttcgaataggttttggtcaagacaagtgaccaaggacctatagctcctcgatcacttgggggcatataaggtatctagttagcaaagcatatcgagaggtatgtaaacacatgagcaaaataagtgaaagcatgctaaggtacttagagtatttttcaaaattttgttattttcttaaatcaaacaaagtgctatgctaagtttggtcatgcgaacagatgttataataaaatgcaactattataatatcaaaaggaattttgttacaccgcgagcagtgactgctcggatgtaattgttcaataaaAAGAGAAAAGCTGCCCGTGTAGTAATAAAaagttaaaacataaataaaattgtttttacatcatggCCCGTAGGACATGTAATTCAAAGGTAAAATAAAAGATAGTTATGAAGTAGCCGGGGGGTCTTGTGGCGATTGCTGCTGCTGCTGGTCGACTACATCCCCAGCTTCTTCTCGGGCGCCTTCGATGCTGGTTGCTAGAGAAATTTCTGGAGACCTTGGAATTGTctcttcctccaggcgagcaaCGCACCTAGCCAGCTCCACGTCCCTGATATGGTCTGGGAGATAGGAAAATTCGGCAGTGggattgttcttccagaacaagTAAAAGCACTCGAACGATGCCCCCTCATAGTCTTCAAGGTTGCGGGCATTCTGTTCCTCTAAAGCAGCAACCTCTTGGAGACTTATTGCAAGCTCatcttgaagcttgtgggcttcccgATAATTCCTGAGCGAGACATCCTTGTACTGCTCCTTGGATGCAGTGATCTTATCGATACTTGCATCCTtcctcttcagctcctctttAAGAGAAGCAATTGTGGCCTTGGTCACTTGCAGCGCCTTGAGGTGCTTCGCCTTGGATTTTTTAAGAGCCTCGGTATGCTTCGCCTCGACCTCTTTGAGGGCCTCAGAATGTTTCACCTCGACTGCCTTCAACTGCTCGGCATAAGTAGCCGCAGATGCCTTGAAATGCTTGGTGTATTGAGCCTTAACAGCACTGAGCTGATCGCTGAGTTTCTTCTCAAACTGAGCATTCTGCGTCCTTGAAGATCACCAACCAGAGGTCAGGGTAAGCACCCCCTGCAATCAGAAAAAGATAAGGTCGTTAATAGGAGCAAGTTAAAAAGACGATTTACAAAGTAGAAAGCAACTTACAACGAGCACTTCATTCAACGCGCGGCTGAGGacttggtcgacccccatggatCCAGTCTCCTGGATTCCTCCCAGTTGCATCGGTGCTTTGTTATTTTCgacagcctatctttggctgagcTGAGCACCACGCATGTAAGGTCGTCTCCTGAGGCTTCTTCCCGACAACCAGCCGACTGCTAGACGGTGGATGTTGGAGGTGTAGGGTCGACTGGAGCCAGAGGAGGAGCCTGTCCGACCAGAGATGGAGGATCTGGGTTTGTTGGAGTTGGAGGAGTCGCCTCCctggtaggagctggtggaggagttgtctccttTGTTGGAGTAGACGCAGGGGGGTCATCTGTTCGAGGCTTCTTTGCGGGTTGATTGCTGCAGCCCTCCCCAGACTAGCGCCTGTGAGAATTTTTCTTGCTCGCTGACTTGGTGTACAAGTCGAAGGTACGTTCAGCAGGCATGTCTGCAAAAAAGAAACGAGCAAACagtcaggcaatataataaaagaaacttgctaagtttaagaagcaaGGACAGAGGAATTGAAAGTATAATACACGAGCTATTATTATTGGttgctacattatatactctactagtgttacactcactctctggcatgaagaagtctgaatctaaagcAGGAGGATATCTAAATTGTCATCCCCGTCGAagaggtgacagggaattggcaggCTATCTAAAAGCGTAAAATCAGTACCGTCTGatgactcaagaataggctctgtggccttcttctttcccttccctgGAAGGGCCGGTGCGGCAGCAGGTTGGGGGGCACCAGTTGGCTCGTTGATGGTCACCCCAGttgccctcctcggaggaggttgtgacacatctggcTGTTGTTCGGGGACTTCAGTGCCGGTAGCATTCCCCGCAGTAGATttcctcacatcctggtgaggagccAAAAGGCTGACCAGTCTCaaattggcctctgtgaccagctgtttgacacttttctctatgtcggtcatgctagCCAGGAGGGATGATCGGATCACCATGTccggagtagggtctggtcgcaaccatgggcctgaaacgcactaaatttctaagagaaatgcagcaaaaaattaaaggaaaataaacgaccaatggtacaaagactttacctccttgtgtgaaggccaggttgttcgcgaccatgtcagtagttagaaagtactccagatggtacttccccatgtTCGAGATAAAAGTAGTGTCAAtcaggaaagtgcgacctgtttcctggtgatagaagtggaagaacctcgtgttttcctggttggggttagattttaggtcgaacaagtagttgacctcatgtggcgtggggacaagccatttcttatggctatagaggatatagagtgcagaaagcattctatatccgttgggagttatttgaaaagtagcgaccccgaaataattggccactccctggaagaaaggatgaagaggcaggatcactcctgcctcgatgtgatatctcgaccaggcgctaaaaGTGCCTCCAGGAAAGTTCGCCCATtggtctttggtgggttggactagggtcaccccaggaagtccgtattttttaatgtaattagcgatcatcctaatcgttactcggctaggaggggcgacgtaccattcaacatctggttgaacggTGTTTCGAAGCTGAGCGCGAGTTTGAATGCTAGGgtcagggatatttctttctcgaccactggtcgagggaattccagcctgaggagaatgctgatttgaagggttgaaaaatttctttttctgggcagtggattttactctacccatggctggaaggtttttctgaggtctattgggtggggttcaagaaaaaggaatttctggtatcaacagcgacggttgctcctcgtcttcaagcaattgggctagcaagtcgtcgtcgataggtctttcacctccccacagatcttgcatgaaaagctgcgaacagagaaagggggagatgagaacgtaaagcctaaaaatctgtgttgagagttgggataacgttgctcgcataacatacgaccagcaacattctaacaaaaacactaaattttaTTCAAGCAGTTTGAGAAgcagattaaaaagcagaagtaaaaagtttttcaaagaaaagctttttcgactccgaaggggcgggaaaaacccagtttttcagctaacttaaaaatcgaatttttacttcaattttatgcCCTTAAATCTataatctcgactaccaaactggctcctaactcctacaaaACGTTccttcactaccctatcaagcatctatTGATATACGCACAATCCCCATAATAGTTTCAGCCAAGAACATTCAAAGGTTCAGAGATAAAAATAAGTATGAAACagttttgcatggcaactcaaacgtCTAAGGAGTTCGTGAAACTTACTTAGATGAAAAATGAAGTCTAAACACGAAAGCTTTTGAACGTCCGGATGTGAGTTCCTGGGATTTCTGGGCTCTGAAGATGGAAGTTCTTCGCAGTTCTTGGAGAGGAGATGGTGAGTGAGAAGTAAAAAGTAAGAATGtggatttggggtattatttatagtgactgTGAAACAGTAGAAGAATTAATCATAAATTACATTTTTTaaagcatggggaagtgtaatagccgtcagacaagttcTTGGGAAACCgcaaagacttgattagacatgactGATCACTTTTTTCAACaaagcatgggcggctctgacagattttgtggggtattcgaagagtcagtttcctaagtttacttattgctggtcgcaataaataaacttacagggcaaatgtttacccaaaaaacggctgctgatgacgtggcagggatTTCTCCCACGTGGCGgaaatgttgttcgactatcgaccaaagGCACATCACTTCATCAGGTTTAACTATTAGATACAACGAGGTTGGTCGCataacttgatttatttacttctaagattgtaatcttataataattccattgaatatttcctcattattaccttgatacgcggttattaaggaaagttaaggcccattggcccatgtaaccctcattgaacctataaatatgcatgaaatagctcaaggagatGACTTTTTGATCtatgaatctttttgctaagtattgagagaaagagagctatagtgtgattattcatcgttttattgtaattctttcaaggtttgtgaaactcaagaaacctagttctttgatcacggctttgagattcaatattaataatagcactaagtggacgtaggtcattaccattctttggagccgaaccactataaattcttggtgttttcttcttttccattagattaaattcttaattatcgttttatcttttgtcgtacatttgactctgtgtcgttggtcaaatcaagggtcaacattctaatAATGAAGGAATATCCTTAGCTGCAATCTTTCTTCcattgtaaaaataaataaaataaaatagaattacTCATTAGTTTGGACTCTAAATTTATAACTACAATCATAAACATGTCACTAATAAATTAATGATATATTTTCACTggaaataactaaaaaaaaaatttctgtTGTGCTAACATATTCCATATACATGAACCACGACATAAGAGTGATAGTGAAGGTGAATCCACGACTTGTGCTAACAATCTTGGATAGTTGGATCAACTTCCTTGACATCTAATATCTCTGTGTAATTATTTTTTACGGTATCACGAATCAAACTTCCTACTCAAGCCAACAAGAACCTCGACCAGTCGTCACCCGCGTCCAAATCTCCGACCATTTCTTTAGTACCATCTTCAAGTTAGTCTCTTACCAACTCTAAAGCTACACTTTAACGTTTTCATAATTATTCTCCTTGGGGAGGAGACAATCAGAAAAAGCTAAGTTATTAAACACTCGACTGCTACATACTTTTAATTtttgtaacttttttttaaattataaatttctaATAATTTATTTGCTTAAATTTTTTAATCTGTAATTGTTTATGCTAAATTCACACCAGCAAATCGTGTTTGCAACCTTTAATTCCTACTACTAGTGTCATGGCTGGTTGTTGACTCTGTCTTAGTTCCCCCgaatttttttaatgataatgatgaaaaaaaagtATATGTTACAAGGAAGACTTAACAATTAAAATACAAGAAACGAAGGCCAATATGAAAACGAGATTCAATACTTGTGAAATCGTCGATTTATACCAAAGACATACAGAAGATACATTCAAATACCCCATCTTCACTCACAAAATTCCACAAAACCAATTGAACCATTATCGCAAAAATACATCAAGCTATATCTATGATTAAAATTATATCATTATGTAACACTTATTTGAAAATGTTAAGCAGAAAACAACACTTCCAGATTCTGAGTTAGTTCAGTCTATGTAATACGACCTGTCAAGCACCATGTATAATCTTAATCTATGTTATGGAAACCTGGGAGAAGGGAAGTAATGAAGCCAAAAACAATCATCTGAATCTCCTTAACAATTCCCCACCACTGGTTACCCCCATTGCCGGCAGCCTCAGGTTCTGCTGCTACATTCTCATTTTCCACCGCTTGATCTGCATTGTCTCCAAGCACATTCCTAAACTCAGCTCCCGGTTGTCCCTCTGCAACAATTTCCATATAAACCTCTTTTTATTGTGATAACAAAAATAATTGAATTCATAATTACCAAGAAAATTGAGGCGCCTAACTGAAACTGGTGATCTATTGCAGTCAATAATCTTAAAATACTAACAAAGAAGAGAGAAGTATACATGACATGGTTCAGGAATATAACTTTCTACAGACCAGGCCGGAACAAAACTAAACTGATCTATACATCACTCTAGCAATGTGAGATCCTCATTCAGACGTTGACTCATCAGGCACTTTTCATGAGCCTGATGAACTAGTTAAAAAAAAGTCTTGAGtactaaaattatatatattttttgttttcccGTATTAGTAAGTGTCTTGAAGTTCTAAACAAATAATCATTGTATTTAGAAATTCTTAGTACATGCACCATTTTCCTCAAAAACTATGCAACATatcaaaacaaaattaaaaatctacCTGCAAAAGCAGCATTTTCAGGTCCCTGCCTTCCAGGAGGTAGAAAATTATCATCCCTGACTGGAGGGGGCCTCGGAGGATGAGCAGCTGCCCTATGCATACCTTGTGAAAGCCATCGTATCAATGGTGTAAGAGCTCCAGTTTGATATCTGCAATGTTATTCATCTAAACAGTTACGCTTCCACTATATGTCTTTAATATCAGTTTTTAGGAAAATTATCATGTCTCAAATTAACATGATCATGTAGACTCATATGATGATTAATGCCTTCATGAGGTCAGAAGTTGAATCCATCAGAAATCTCGAATTAAAAATGGTAAGAATGACATTTTACTGTTTTAAAAAGAAGTTAAAAAACTTACAGGTAGACAAGTGAAGCAAAAAACACAAGTACAATAAGCCTTTGTCTTGATCCATCTTGGTTGAACAAAAAGATTACAGCTGCAAGCTTCAGAATAAGCAACAAATCCAGCTGAAATGCAATTTGAAATCTCCTTACAGCAACTTGTCTTTGAGGTGCAGGCTGTTGATGTTGACGTTGCTGCTGTTGTCCCTCTTGCCCATGCTCCTCACCTACAGCACCAGCATCTGCACTTGATCTACTGTGGATGGGAAGAGAGAGTCCTTGTCAGGCATTAAAATAATTTTGGGCTCTGTAAATTATCATACTGTTTTCAGAATCAACCATATAACTAAAAATATGTGATGTATATTACTCGGCAACTCTGACTGATCATTTACTTTAATCCTTTACAGCTGCCTTTCTAAGGAGACTTGATTTTCACATGCCTCTCAAGCAGTTTATTCGATCCTTGGCATGTATattttggtttttgagttggttATTGCTAAGCTGAGACACTCTAAATCCTTAATGTTATGAAGATAAATATACCAATAAATAAGACCATTACATAACTATTTCCAAAGCAAATTCACATGTGTTTTTACTTATATTTTCTTCTCTTTcctccttttctttcttgtttgtAGATTCTGGTCTTTCATGTCTGCTCTGACTTCCATACAGTTGTAGACCATAAAACTTGTATAAAATTTCCAAACCTAAATAAAATTCCCATAAACCTAAATATATCTTTATACGACAACAGACTTTAATTTAGACCATTCAAATAGCAATCATGAACAGCTTTCCACTGTCTCCTTACTCTAGACTAAACCTATCTGAGTGGAAGCCATTCAAATGTCCTTTTcatcaattaaataaatgataTAATCTAAGTTATGGAGAGTAAGGTTGTCTAGTTATAAATGGAGATATAGTTATAGATCAACGAAGAACAGTTTACAGAATCTCAAAACAGTTCAGTCACTCTGTAATTACAAACTAAAATAGGCAATAAACTTACGTAGGTATATTGTAAGTGAGAGGAATAAGAGTATTAGATGGAATTCCAACAACAGGACCCATATATGGGTAAACAGGAACAGCATAGATGCCTGCTCCTCGGTTCATATTTTCCTGATTTTGAGATGGATTTACAAGTGCAGGGTACATCACTGGATACATCTGAAAATCTCCATTTGGGAAAGGAGGAAATCCAGTGAATGCTGGAACCTGAGAAAGTAGAGTTATCAATTACTTCAAGAATAGCTTTGGAGCAAATACTACAACACTTGATAAAGAGACcaataaaattaatcaaaagatACCTAAAAAATAGGTCATAATCTCAGATACCAAAAAGATAAACATCAGCAACAATAGACACAATTCAAAATTGAGCTGACTACTCCccccaaaaaaaatttaattgtcAAGCTTCCCGAATGTTTTGATCTCCAATATACTACTAGATCATCAGAAAATATAATACTTCTTCCTCTTAACAATATACACGTATACAAAACAGAAGCAAAATAACAATTCACGTAAAAAGGAAAATGAAACCCTAAAATCTAAATCTTGACAgaaaaaactgaaattatagCTGTGGAAGAAATGAACTCGTCCAATGAAATAGAAAACGCCAGTCCTAAGAAATGAAGACAAAATTTGGGAAATTGGTACAAAATGAGAGAATGTCGAAAACCTGAGGTTGCTTGGGAGACACTTGTGGAGATTTCTGGGAAGACGAAGAAGATTGCGAGCTGGAGGACAGCGTTTCAGGCTTTTCCGCCATTAGAGACTCTGGTTTGAGGTGAAGGTTATCAAGTTTTGTATCTTCAATGTCTCCTTCAAGTCTATTGTCTATAAATTGGTCACCATTGCTGGAAATTCGTGCTCTTTTATTATGAGAGTTTTATTGCCTTAGAGTATTCGTGGCTTGTCCAATAAATTGACGCCACGTATCATAAAATAGATATGTAACTCAACTTAATGCAAACAAAATTAATTTAGTGGCccctctataaaaaaaaaaaaaataattcgactgaacttgattttttttttctactagACAACTTGAAACTTGAGTTAAAAATTGCACAAATAAATTTGTGATTTAGCTTTgtcactttttttttgtttttttttatagttttctaaatacaattttaataaagaaaaaattgaataaaataataaaattattaggcataattattttgtttttgttcataattgttattttgaagaattatttatgattttagtttaaatttttttgaGTTTATTTAAACAATTTCACTAAATATGGGactcaaaaagtaatttgttaaaacacagaATCCAAACCGATAATGAAACAAAATACAaagtctaaaaatatatatttaaaaaaaaaattataatagggGCTTAAGTTGTCTTCATATGTCTAACTAAATAGTGAAGTATTTGACCATAAGAATTTTTACAGTGAACGCATACAAACTAAGATTTGGGTGTAGCGTAAATAAGATAAGGTGAAAGTAGATACCTACGATCAAATAACGAGtttgttgactgccttttacgCTATCAAACTAATaatagaacttaaagaaaataatgaagataaacaccaaggttttacgtggttcatgttATAAAACAACCCTACCTCACGAGTCTTTAGTATTGGAgttcttgaagcttgagatggAAAGTTTTAATGGGGGTTTTCTCAGGCAGTGTATGTATTGTTTGAATTCAAAAGTTTTGAAGCATTTTACAATGGTATCTCAGCTCTATTTATAGGAGCTGAAGGtcattaatatcattaattacaGATATTCTCCCAATTATTTGGGGAGTGAATTGATATTTAACCCCTCTCAATGTTCTAATACAGACTGTGGGCTTGTGCACATCACAGGGGGCTCAATTTACAAGTTGCAGCCCACCAACTTTACAGGAGACACACCTCTGACATTGTCAGGGTGCGGCTGCATGTTTTCCCATGTTAGACGAtgttgtgggaaataccaattgtcGAGTATACGAACTTGGCGCCACTAATCGAGGCGTTGTTGTGGAAATTATGTACGCAAGTAAAcacaatcgtaacaagtaataaaatagtaagtagaGTATCATCCGATGAGAATT
The Humulus lupulus chromosome 6, drHumLupu1.1, whole genome shotgun sequence DNA segment above includes these coding regions:
- the LOC133782209 gene encoding uncharacterized protein LOC133782209, which gives rise to MAEKPETLSSSSQSSSSSQKSPQVSPKQPQVPAFTGFPPFPNGDFQMYPVMYPALVNPSQNQENMNRGAGIYAVPVYPYMGPVVGIPSNTLIPLTYNIPTRSSADAGAVGEEHGQEGQQQQRQHQQPAPQRQVAVRRFQIAFQLDLLLILKLAAVIFLFNQDGSRQRLIVLVFFASLVYLYQTGALTPLIRWLSQGMHRAAAHPPRPPPVRDDNFLPPGRQGPENAAFAEGQPGAEFRNVLGDNADQAVENENVAAEPEAAGNGGNQWWGIVKEIQMIVFGFITSLLPGFHNID